From the Dehalococcoidia bacterium genome, the window AAGGCGAGCGCGGCCAAGGCCAGCGCCAGTGCGACGAGGGGTCGCAGCCGTCGGGTCGCGTGGCTGTGGGTGCCACCGCCCTGGTGGCCAGCCTGGTGGGGCAGCTCCCCCGCGGCCGCGCGCTCCATAATTGTTGCCTTTTTACACTTTCACAATTCGCCTGTCAAGCAATGTGACGATGCCCTTGCAAATCGAGGCCCTGGTGGACGGCGCAGGGGGACGCTGGGCCTGGGCAGGACCCGTTGCAGCTTTCTAGGGACGCAAGGGGATATAATAAGGGGGCGGCTAGCGAGGGGAGGGAAAAACGACATGGCGCTGGCCAGGCGGACCCTGCTCACCGCCCAGCGCTCGTGGAGCTTCGTCCACAGGTATGGCCTGTGGGACCTGGTGGTGATGGGCGCCGCCTTCGCCCTGTATTACTGGGTGCGGGGGCTGGTGGAGGGACGCACCACCGAGGCCGTCTCCCGCGGCATGGGCATTGCCCATATAGAGAGGGCCATGGGCCTCTTCTGGGAAAAGGAGCTGCAGGCCTTGGTCATGTCCAGCCGGCTGCTGGTGGAGGCGGCCAACGCCGTCTACGTCTATGCCCATTTTCCGCTCATCGTGGTGGTGGGCCTGTGGCTCTTTTTCTGGCATCGGCCGGTGTACAGCCTCTACCGCAACGCCTTTCTCATCTCGGGAGGCATTGGCCTGGTCTTCTTCACATTCCTGCCCACGGCGCCGCCGCGGCTCCTGCCCTGGCCCTACGGTCTGGTGGACACCATGGCCGCCTTCTCGCCCATCAACTACAGCATGCAGCCGGCCGGCTTCGTCAACCAGTACGCGGCCCTGCCCAGCCTGCACTTCGGCTGGAACCTGCTGCTGGCCATGGCCATCTGGAGCGCCACGGGCAATCGTCTCTTGAGGGCCCTGGCGGTGCTGATGCCCGTGGCCATGGGCACGGCCATCGTGGCCACGGCCAACCACTACATCCTGGACGTGATGCTGGGGGCGGGCGTTGCGCTGCTGGGCCTGCTCCTGGCCCGCACCTGGTCCCTTTACGGGCGGCGCCTCTTGGGCCGCTGGCGCACCGGCGGCGCCGCTGCCGCCCGCTGAGGTCATGTCCTCTCGGCCGCCCTCCCCGCAACACCGCTGGCGCCAGCTACTGCCCCGCTTCGGCCGGCGAGACCTGTTGGAGGCCCTCATCGTCGCTGTGGGCTTCCTCGCCTATTTCGGGGTGCGGGGCGCCGTCATCGACCGTCCCGAGGAGGCCTACTGGCACGCCCGTCACATCATCGACATCCAGCAGCGGTTGGGCTTCTTCTGGGAGGACGACCTGCAGCGCAACCTGGGCGACAACCTGTTCGTCGTCCAGGCCTTCAACATCATCTACTTCTGGCTCCACTTCCCTCTCATCATCGCCTTCGGCATCTGGTGCTACTACTGGCGCCGCTCCAAGTACACCCTCCTTCGGGACGCCTTCCTCTCTTCGGGGGCCATCGCCCTCATCGTCTACTGGGCGTATCCGGTGGCACCGCCCCGGCTCCTGCCCGACCTGGCGGCCCAGTTCGACCCCCACGCCCCGGCCTACATCACCGGGTTCGTGGACACCATGCAGCGCTACCTGGGCTACGCCTACCAGAGCCAGGAGACGGCCGCCTTCGTGAACCCCTACGCTGCCATGCCTAGCCTCCACTTCGGCTGGGACCTGTTGCTGGGCATCGGCGTCGTCTGGTGCTTCTGGGGGTCGCGGCTGGCCTGGGTGATGGTGCCCGTTGGCATCTTCCTGCCCGCCTCTCAGGTCTTCGCCATCACCGTCACTGCCAACCACTTCTTCCTGGACGCTGCGGCGGGGGCAGTGGTCTCCCTCATGGGCTTTCCGGTGGCCATCGCCCTCCAGCGCTGGGTCTACCCGCGGCTGGGGGAGGCCGTGAGACGGTTGCCCTGGCCGACCCTGAGGCGGCTGCTGCTGGTGGAGGGTGACCAGCGGGCGCCCTCGGGCCTGGCCAAGTAGCCTGTTTTACAGGCTGCCCGCCAGCTGGCGCGCCGCCACCAGCAGGGGATCCCATACGGGCGAGAAGGGCGGGGCGTAGGCCAGGTCCAGGTGGAGGAACTCCTCCACCGTGAGGCCAGCGTGGAGGGCGGTGGCGACGACGTCTATGCGCTTGCCTGCCCCGTCGGTGCCCACTATCTGCCCGCCCAGGAGGCGGCCCGATCCGCGTTCGGCCAGCAGCTTCACCGTCGCGCGGCCCGCGTCGGGGTAGTAGTGGGCGCGGGTCGGGGCCTCGATGCGCACGACGACGGACTCCCAGCCCAGGGCCGCTATCTCACGCTCCTGCAGGCCGGTGCGGGCTATCTCCAGCTCGCAGACCTTGGTGATGGCCGTCCCCACCACCCCGGGGAAGGTGGCATAGCCGCCCCCGAGGTTGATGCCGGCCACGCGGCCCTGCTTGTTGGCCACTGTGCCCAGGGCCACCCAGAAGGGCCGTCGGGAGACCAGGTGGAAGGTCTGGGCGCAGTCGCCCGCCGCCCAGATGCCGGGCACCTCTGTCTGCATGCGCTCATTGACGACGACGGCCCCGCGCACACCCAGGGGGATGCCGGCCTCCCGCGCCAGCTCCGACCGGGGCCGCACCCCCAGGCCCAGGACGGCCATGTCGCAGGAGATGGTGCCCTTCTCGGTGACCACCGCCCGCAGCCGCCCGTCGGCCGTCTCGAAAGCTGTCAGGGCCTCACCCAGGCGCAGCTCCACCCCCAGTTCCTCCAGCCGTCGGGCGATGGGCGCCGCCATGTCGGCGTCCAGAGTGAGCATCACCTGCTCCTCCTTCTCCACCAGCGCTACCTGGAGGCCCCGCATTATCAGGGCCTCGGCCATCTCCAGGCCGATGTAGCCGCCGCCGACGATGACGGCCCGCCGAGGGCGCTCCTCTTCCAAGAAGCGGTGGACGGCGATGCCGCTCTCCAGGGTGTTGAGGCCGAAGACGCCGCGCGCGTCTATGCCCGGCACCTGGGGTCGGACGGGCATCGAGCCGGTGGCGAGGAGGAGATGGTCGTAAGGCTCCCAGCGGGCCTCGCCCCCGTCCAGGGGCTTCACCAGCACCCGCCTCTGGGCGGGGTCGATCCCCTCGACCTGGTGTCGCAGGTGCACGCCGATGCCCTCGGCCTCGAACTGCTCGACCCGCCGGGCGATGAGCCTCTGTTCCGAGGGCACAAGCCCGCCGATGTAGTAGGGGATGCCGCAGGCGGCATACGACGCGTGGGGGCCCTGCTCGTAGACGTCGATGGCCAGGTCGGCGGCCGGACGCCGCCGCCGGGCATTGGCGGCGGCGCTCATGCCTGCCGCATCGCCGCCCACCACCACCAGCCGTTCCCGTGCCACAGTCCCACCTCCCGAGGCGTGTAGGCCTATTCTATCGCCTGTCCCGCCCAGGGTCTAAAATGCCAGAGAACCCTCTCAGGAGGTGGCGCGAGGGATGAGGACGCAGGCCGGGCATTCCTCATTCGGCGACCGCATCGTGGGGGCCATGCTCCTGCAGGCCGATACCTACGAGGAGGTGGAGGCCGACGAGACCGCCACCTGGCAGGCGGGGCTGGTGGTGGTGCTGGGCGCCCTGGCGGCGGCGATAGGCGCCCTGGGAGGAGGCGTTGGCGGAGTGGTGGTCGCCATCGTCTTCGCCCTCATCGGCTGGGCTGCGTATGCCTACGTCACCTATCTGATAGGCACCCGCCTGCTGCCGGGCGAGCGCACCCAGGCCGACTGGGGCCAGCTCCTGCGAGTTCTGGGCTTCGCCTCGGCGCCCCGCTTCTTCCTGGTCCTGGGCGTCATACCCGTCCTGGGCATCATCGTCAGCCTGGTGGTGGCCGTGTGGGTGCTGGTGGCCACGGTGGTCGCCATCCGGGCCGCCCTGGACTATGACAGCTGGCTCAGGACCATCGCCGTGGCCTTCCTGGGCTGGCTGACGCTGGCCGCGCTGCAGGTGGTGGCCTCGGTGCTGGCGGCCGTCGTCTTCTAGCTCGCCCGACCTGGCACCAGGCGGCGCGGTGGCTTACGCTGAGGGTGTCGGCCTTCCCCGGGTGCGCCATGAGCGGCAACGGCCAAGAAGACGACCTACCCGAGGACTGGGTGCTGGCCCAGGTACCCCTGGAGGACTTCCTGAAAGGCCTCCGCGACGTGGACGGGGTGGACGAGCCCAGCGAGCAGTTGCAGGAGCTGACTCCCGAGGAGATCGAGCAGCGACTGGAACGACGCAAGGGGGTGCACCTGCTCCGCTCGGCCGGGCTGGACTTCGCCGTCCGCCGCCTGGTGGGTGCCCTGCGGCGGCCCGAGGTGGTAGTGGTGGTGGCCACGGCCGTGGCCATCGGCCTCTATCGCCTGCAGCGAAGGCGCCGCCGAAGGCCCCCGCCGTCGCCTTGACCGGGGCGGGCAATTTGTGATACAAAGTGCAATTGGGGTGCTCGCTTGAAAGGGGCCGTCCCCTCCCGTCCGCGCGCAGTCCGCAGCGCTCCCCTCGGCCTTCCTGCCGGCCTGGGGAACATCTTCCGTCTACGTCTCTGGGCGCCCCTGGCCTTGGCCGCCACCTATGCCCTGCTGGTGTTGGGGGCGGCCGTGCGCACCGAGGGCGCCAGCCTCGCCTGCCCCGATTGGCCCCTCTGTCACGGCCAGCTCCTGCCTCCTCTGGAGAGGCTCGTGCTGCTGGAGTATTCCCATCGCCTGCTGGCGGCGGTGACGGGGCTGCTGGTGCTGGGGGCGGCCGTGGCTGGTTGGCGCGAGCGCAGGGAGCGGCCCTGGGCGGCCCGTGCCGCCTGGCTGGCCCTTCCTCTGGTGCTGGTCCAGGCCATGATCGGACGCGAGGCCGTGGAGCAGGAGATGCCCCTGCCCCTGCGGGCTGCCCATCTGGGCATGGCCCTGATGACCCTGGGCACCCTCGGGGCTGCCGCCGTCCTGGTCCTGCGCCCTGCAGGCGGTGCCCGCGGGGGCCGGCTGTTGCTTCCGGCCGCCGCGGCGGCGGCGCTGGTGCTGGCCCTGAGCCTGGTGGGGTCCTACGTGTCCCATCTGCCGGGGGCGGCCCTGGCCTACTCCGACTGGCCCCTGTTCGAGGGGAAGGTGGTTCCCGGGGCCACCACGGGAGCCCAGGTCCACTACGCCCACCGCCTGCTGGCCCTGACGGCGGGGGCGGCCCTCCTGTGGCTCTGGCTGCGGGGGCGGACGCTGGGGGGCTTCCCTCGCTGGGCATCGGCTGCTGCCCTGGGCCTCTACCTGGCCCAGGTGCTGGTGGGTGCCGCTAACATCTGGTTGGAGCTGCCGACGCCGGTGCGCATGGCCCATCTGGCCCTGGCGGCGGCCATATGGGGGCTGGCGCTGGCGCTGGCCGTCTGGGCCGCCGACCGTCGTCCACTGGAAGAGGGGTAGGATGCTGGGGACAGCGGTGCGACAGCGCACCCGTGGGCTGGCCGAGGCCGTCCGCGCCTATGTGGGCCTCACCAAGCCCCGCATCGTTGTGCTGCTGCTGGTGACCACGGTGCCGGCCATGGTGCTGGCCCAGGAGGGCTGGCCTTCCTTCTGGAAGCTGCTGGTCACCCTCGTGGGTGGTGCTCTGGCCGCCGGCGGCGCCAACGCCCTCAATTGCTACTTCGACCGCGATATCGATTCGGTGATGCTGCGCACCCGCCGTCGCCCCATCCCGGCGGGGACTGTGGAGCCGGAGCGGGCCTTAGCCTTCGGCCTGGCCCTGGGCGCCCTCGGCGCGCTTTTGATGCAGGCCTTCGTGGGTACCCTGGCCGCCCTTCTGACCATCGGTGCCTACGGGTTCTACGTGCTGGTCTACACCCTGGCCCTGAAGCGCAGCACCCCCCTGAACATCGTCATCGGCGGGGCGGCAGGGGCCATGCCCCCGGTCATCGGCTGGGCGGCGGTGCGCGGAGAGGTGGGCATAGCGGCGCTGCTGTTGTTCGGGGTGGTCTTCTTCTGGACGCCGGTCCACTTCTGGGCCCTCTCCCTCAACTACCGCCAGGACTACCAGCGGGCCGGAGTGCCCATGATGCCGGTGGTGAAGGGGGAGGCGGAGACGCGGCGCCTCATCTTTCTGCACGCCTTGGCCACAGTCGGCCTCTCCCTGGCCCTGCCCTGGGCCAGCGCCGCAGGGGCCTTCTACCTGGCGGTGGCGGCGGGGCTGGGGGCGGCCCTCCTGGGCCAGTGCCTGT encodes:
- a CDS encoding phosphatase PAP2 family protein — encoded protein: MALARRTLLTAQRSWSFVHRYGLWDLVVMGAAFALYYWVRGLVEGRTTEAVSRGMGIAHIERAMGLFWEKELQALVMSSRLLVEAANAVYVYAHFPLIVVVGLWLFFWHRPVYSLYRNAFLISGGIGLVFFTFLPTAPPRLLPWPYGLVDTMAAFSPINYSMQPAGFVNQYAALPSLHFGWNLLLAMAIWSATGNRLLRALAVLMPVAMGTAIVATANHYILDVMLGAGVALLGLLLARTWSLYGRRLLGRWRTGGAAAAR
- a CDS encoding phosphatase PAP2 family protein, coding for MSSRPPSPQHRWRQLLPRFGRRDLLEALIVAVGFLAYFGVRGAVIDRPEEAYWHARHIIDIQQRLGFFWEDDLQRNLGDNLFVVQAFNIIYFWLHFPLIIAFGIWCYYWRRSKYTLLRDAFLSSGAIALIVYWAYPVAPPRLLPDLAAQFDPHAPAYITGFVDTMQRYLGYAYQSQETAAFVNPYAAMPSLHFGWDLLLGIGVVWCFWGSRLAWVMVPVGIFLPASQVFAITVTANHFFLDAAAGAVVSLMGFPVAIALQRWVYPRLGEAVRRLPWPTLRRLLLVEGDQRAPSGLAK
- a CDS encoding FAD-dependent oxidoreductase, which encodes MARERLVVVGGDAAGMSAAANARRRRPAADLAIDVYEQGPHASYAACGIPYYIGGLVPSEQRLIARRVEQFEAEGIGVHLRHQVEGIDPAQRRVLVKPLDGGEARWEPYDHLLLATGSMPVRPQVPGIDARGVFGLNTLESGIAVHRFLEEERPRRAVIVGGGYIGLEMAEALIMRGLQVALVEKEEQVMLTLDADMAAPIARRLEELGVELRLGEALTAFETADGRLRAVVTEKGTISCDMAVLGLGVRPRSELAREAGIPLGVRGAVVVNERMQTEVPGIWAAGDCAQTFHLVSRRPFWVALGTVANKQGRVAGINLGGGYATFPGVVGTAITKVCELEIARTGLQEREIAALGWESVVVRIEAPTRAHYYPDAGRATVKLLAERGSGRLLGGQIVGTDGAGKRIDVVATALHAGLTVEEFLHLDLAYAPPFSPVWDPLLVAARQLAGSL
- a CDS encoding YIP1 family protein, translated to MRTQAGHSSFGDRIVGAMLLQADTYEEVEADETATWQAGLVVVLGALAAAIGALGGGVGGVVVAIVFALIGWAAYAYVTYLIGTRLLPGERTQADWGQLLRVLGFASAPRFFLVLGVIPVLGIIVSLVVAVWVLVATVVAIRAALDYDSWLRTIAVAFLGWLTLAALQVVASVLAAVVF
- a CDS encoding COX15/CtaA family protein, which encodes MKGAVPSRPRAVRSAPLGLPAGLGNIFRLRLWAPLALAATYALLVLGAAVRTEGASLACPDWPLCHGQLLPPLERLVLLEYSHRLLAAVTGLLVLGAAVAGWRERRERPWAARAAWLALPLVLVQAMIGREAVEQEMPLPLRAAHLGMALMTLGTLGAAAVLVLRPAGGARGGRLLLPAAAAAALVLALSLVGSYVSHLPGAALAYSDWPLFEGKVVPGATTGAQVHYAHRLLALTAGAALLWLWLRGRTLGGFPRWASAAALGLYLAQVLVGAANIWLELPTPVRMAHLALAAAIWGLALALAVWAADRRPLEEG
- a CDS encoding heme o synthase codes for the protein MLGTAVRQRTRGLAEAVRAYVGLTKPRIVVLLLVTTVPAMVLAQEGWPSFWKLLVTLVGGALAAGGANALNCYFDRDIDSVMLRTRRRPIPAGTVEPERALAFGLALGALGALLMQAFVGTLAALLTIGAYGFYVLVYTLALKRSTPLNIVIGGAAGAMPPVIGWAAVRGEVGIAALLLFGVVFFWTPVHFWALSLNYRQDYQRAGVPMMPVVKGEAETRRLIFLHALATVGLSLALPWASAAGAFYLAVAAGLGAALLGQCLWLLWRPSLRRAATLFQWSNLYLALLFAALAVDVLAF